The Candidatus Pantoea soli genome window below encodes:
- the mdtJ gene encoding multidrug/spermidine efflux SMR transporter subunit MdtJ, which translates to MRYWILLALAIVAEITGTLSMKWASVTGGSAGYLLMLFMIALSYIFLSFAVKRIALGVAYAMWEGVGILFITLFSVMLFGESLSPLKIAGLITLITGIVLIKTGTRSRCEVKHGNL; encoded by the coding sequence ATGCGGTACTGGATTTTACTGGCGCTGGCAATTGTGGCGGAAATAACCGGCACGCTATCGATGAAATGGGCCAGCGTAACCGGGGGCAGCGCCGGTTATTTACTGATGCTGTTTATGATTGCGCTGTCTTATATTTTTCTGTCGTTTGCCGTTAAACGTATTGCGCTGGGCGTGGCCTATGCGATGTGGGAAGGCGTGGGCATTTTGTTTATTACGCTGTTCAGCGTGATGTTATTTGGTGAGTCTCTGTCGCCGCTGAAAATTGCCGGTTTAATCACGCTGATTACCGGTATTGTGCTGATTAAAACCGGCACCCGCAGCCGTTGTGAGGTGAAGCATGGCAACCTTTAA
- a CDS encoding AraC family transcriptional regulator, with translation MDTVTLNNDALIIERVLEQIATRENAPHRHPLGQFVLVKHGVLHGHTPEQHWLMKPGMAVWIPPDTVHWGKAYSRVDLTVLYIAPTLCHGLTSRVKLIDTSFLISALCERLADTRAPLSDTRRNTMLQLLFEEIEEKPASNLTLLLPQDGRLKKVTDSLIADPAQRLSLAEWGHRVGATERTLARLFRKETGLRFTEWHNRLLLAVAWQGLAEGASNEQLSMMLGFSSGDSFGHWFRRVADSRPGQIRRYLQDQRASTLT, from the coding sequence ATGGATACCGTGACGTTAAACAATGATGCGCTGATTATTGAGCGTGTGCTGGAGCAAATCGCGACGAGGGAGAATGCCCCTCATCGCCATCCCCTGGGCCAGTTTGTGCTGGTTAAACATGGCGTACTGCATGGCCATACGCCAGAGCAGCACTGGCTGATGAAGCCGGGGATGGCGGTGTGGATCCCGCCTGACACCGTTCACTGGGGCAAAGCCTATAGCCGTGTCGATCTGACGGTACTCTATATCGCCCCGACGCTCTGCCACGGCTTAACTTCCCGGGTGAAGCTGATTGATACGTCATTTTTGATTTCTGCGCTGTGCGAGCGGCTGGCCGATACCCGCGCTCCGCTGTCGGACACGCGCCGCAACACGATGCTGCAGCTGCTGTTTGAAGAGATCGAAGAGAAGCCCGCCAGCAACCTTACCCTGCTGCTGCCGCAGGATGGGCGGTTGAAAAAAGTCACCGACAGCCTGATTGCCGATCCGGCACAGCGCCTGAGCCTGGCGGAGTGGGGACATCGCGTGGGGGCCACCGAGCGCACTCTGGCGCGCCTGTTCCGCAAAGAAACCGGGCTGCGTTTCACCGAATGGCATAACCGCCTGCTGCTGGCAGTCGCCTGGCAGGGACTGGCAGAGGGCGCTTCCAACGAGCAGCTGTCGATGATGCTGGGCTTCTCTTCCGGCGACTCATTCGGACACTGGTTCCGGCGCGTGGCGGATAGCAGGCCTGGCCAGATACGCAGGTATCTGCAGGACCAGCGGGCGAGTACCCTGACGTAA
- the dolP gene encoding division/outer membrane stress-associated lipid-binding lipoprotein produces MKALNAIAILLTALLLQGCVAVVAGGAAVATKTATDPRTVGTQVDDGTLELRVSNALAKDDQIKNQARVVVTAYQGKVLLTGQAPSADLASRAKQIAMGVDGATEVYNEIRIGQKVSLGTSSSDTWITTKIRSQLLGSDQVKSSNVKVTTENGEVFLLGLVTQEEATAAADIASRVSGVKHVTTAFTILK; encoded by the coding sequence ATGAAAGCATTGAACGCTATCGCCATTCTGCTAACGGCCCTGCTGCTGCAGGGCTGCGTTGCGGTGGTGGCTGGCGGCGCGGCAGTCGCCACCAAGACCGCCACCGATCCCCGTACCGTCGGTACGCAGGTGGATGATGGTACGCTGGAGCTGCGTGTCTCCAACGCGCTGGCAAAAGATGACCAGATTAAAAACCAGGCGCGCGTGGTCGTGACCGCCTATCAGGGCAAAGTGCTGCTGACCGGACAAGCGCCGTCGGCTGACCTGGCCAGCCGTGCGAAGCAGATCGCCATGGGCGTGGATGGCGCGACCGAAGTGTACAACGAGATTCGTATCGGGCAGAAAGTGAGCCTCGGCACCTCGTCATCGGATACCTGGATCACCACCAAAATCCGTTCGCAGTTGCTGGGCAGCGATCAGGTGAAATCCTCAAACGTCAAAGTGACCACCGAGAATGGCGAGGTATTCCTGCTGGGCCTGGTGACTCAGGAAGAAGCGACCGCGGCGGCAGATATTGCCAGCCGGGTGAGCGGCGTCAAACATGTGACCACGGCGTTTACGATTCTGAAGTAA
- a CDS encoding YraN family protein has protein sequence MEPVPSGTNRSGAVNRQRIGAEQEQLARGYLERAGLQWIASNVRSRSGEIDLIMRDADCWVFVEVRYRRNARYGGAAASVTRQKQHKLLRAAALWLLARGGSFDTVNCRFDIIAITGCELEWLPDAFNADG, from the coding sequence ATGGAACCAGTACCGTCAGGGACAAATCGTTCCGGTGCAGTAAACCGCCAGCGCATTGGCGCTGAGCAGGAGCAGCTGGCGCGCGGCTATCTTGAGCGCGCTGGCCTGCAGTGGATTGCCAGTAACGTGCGCAGCCGCAGTGGTGAAATTGACCTCATCATGCGTGATGCTGATTGCTGGGTATTTGTTGAAGTGCGCTACCGCCGCAATGCGCGCTATGGCGGCGCGGCAGCCAGCGTGACGCGCCAGAAACAACACAAGCTGCTGCGCGCGGCCGCCCTGTGGTTGCTGGCGCGCGGCGGCAGTTTTGATACGGTGAATTGCCGTTTTGACATCATTGCCATTACCGGGTGCGAGCTGGAGTGGCTGCCCGATGCCTTTAATGCCGATGGATAG
- a CDS encoding pirin family protein has product MMTTRCASACGQADFGWLQARYSFSFGHYFDPQLMGYASLRVLNQEVLAPGAAFQPRTYPQVDVLNLVLQGEAEYRDSEGNHLIARAGEAMLLSTRPGVTYSEINISKDRPLTRMQLWLAACPERENPLLQKMTLPAQTHLLLASPEGAEGSLQLRQQVWVHQITLQPGVSRTVPLHGPRAYLQSIHGAMNVQAGSASEAQLGCGDGAFVSDEPQITLQASTPLRALVIDIPV; this is encoded by the coding sequence ATGATGACAACCCGCTGCGCGTCCGCATGTGGCCAGGCCGATTTCGGTTGGTTGCAGGCGCGTTACAGCTTTTCGTTTGGCCACTATTTTGACCCGCAGCTGATGGGATACGCCTCGCTGCGCGTCCTGAATCAGGAAGTGCTGGCGCCCGGCGCGGCATTTCAGCCGCGCACCTATCCGCAGGTGGATGTGCTGAATCTGGTCCTGCAGGGCGAAGCCGAATACCGTGACAGCGAAGGCAACCACCTGATCGCCCGCGCCGGTGAAGCGATGCTGCTGTCCACCCGTCCCGGCGTGACCTACAGCGAAATCAACATCAGTAAAGATCGCCCGCTGACGCGGATGCAGCTGTGGCTCGCTGCCTGTCCGGAGCGGGAAAACCCGCTGCTGCAGAAAATGACGCTGCCGGCGCAGACGCACCTGCTGCTGGCGTCGCCGGAGGGCGCGGAGGGAAGTTTGCAGCTGCGCCAGCAGGTGTGGGTGCATCAGATCACGCTGCAGCCGGGCGTCAGCCGTACGGTGCCGCTGCACGGTCCGCGCGCCTATCTGCAATCGATTCACGGCGCCATGAATGTTCAGGCTGGCAGCGCCAGCGAGGCGCAGCTCGGCTGCGGCGATGGCGCTTTTGTCAGTGATGAGCCGCAGATTACCCTGCAGGCCAGCACGCCGCTGCGCGCGCTGGTGATTGATATTCCGGTATAA
- a CDS encoding MFS transporter: protein MNLLNARLSPAQPGKNHPGVLAVVVALFLAAVDSTIVSTVLPTISQQLGHPALWPWVMSAFLLPVALVAPLAGACGDRFGVSAMLKACLLIFLAASVLAAVSATMPMLILARALQGIGAGGIIVLSYSLLAELFDAERRGRMQGMLSGVWGLSAIAGPLLGSALSAAFGWRAIFWLNIPTGLLAMALLFVAPAVSKRSGKARLDVPGQGALIVAACCLLLLTALPERGPGPIGILTTGLLLGLLVLIARVRRQPESSPIPLPLFQQRRLFPILVLVLLSSAGLYAAVTLLPLALSQQTIGVPTGLLVMLAALGWVAGAAVCGAKLAAAGYRRMAAGGMLQLAAGGLLMAWAIAQQQPWLMATALLLIGLGMGFTATTTLVLAQNAAPPERLGAWTATVQFLRNLGAALGVNILATVQLHLSGIRAFPICFIILGVSMLAGLIFTLSLPRAYPAKKPENRTDGYRDVKQ, encoded by the coding sequence ATGAATCTGCTTAATGCGCGTCTTTCACCGGCGCAGCCCGGAAAAAACCATCCCGGCGTACTGGCCGTGGTGGTTGCCCTGTTTCTCGCTGCGGTGGACAGCACCATCGTCAGTACGGTGCTGCCGACCATCAGCCAGCAGCTGGGCCATCCGGCGCTCTGGCCCTGGGTCATGTCCGCCTTTTTACTGCCGGTCGCGCTGGTGGCACCGCTGGCCGGTGCGTGCGGTGACCGGTTTGGCGTCTCCGCCATGCTGAAAGCATGCCTGCTGATTTTTCTTGCGGCTTCGGTGCTGGCGGCGGTCAGCGCCACCATGCCGATGCTAATTCTGGCGCGGGCGTTACAGGGCATCGGTGCCGGCGGGATTATTGTGCTTTCCTATTCGCTGCTGGCAGAGCTGTTCGACGCTGAGCGGCGCGGCAGGATGCAGGGAATGCTCAGCGGCGTCTGGGGGCTCTCTGCCATCGCGGGCCCGCTGCTCGGCAGCGCGCTGTCAGCGGCGTTCGGCTGGCGGGCGATCTTCTGGCTGAATATTCCGACGGGCCTGCTGGCCATGGCGCTGCTGTTTGTCGCCCCGGCGGTCAGCAAACGGTCGGGTAAGGCGCGTCTGGACGTGCCGGGGCAGGGGGCGCTGATCGTGGCCGCCTGCTGCCTGCTGCTGCTGACCGCGCTGCCGGAAAGGGGCCCCGGCCCGATCGGCATACTGACAACGGGCCTGTTGCTGGGACTGCTGGTGCTGATCGCCCGCGTGCGGCGTCAGCCGGAAAGCAGCCCGATCCCGCTGCCGCTTTTTCAGCAGCGCAGGCTGTTTCCGATTCTTGTGCTGGTGCTGCTTTCCAGCGCCGGGCTGTATGCTGCCGTCACGCTGCTGCCACTGGCGCTGAGCCAGCAGACGATCGGCGTCCCGACCGGGCTGCTGGTGATGCTGGCGGCGCTGGGCTGGGTGGCGGGCGCGGCAGTCTGCGGTGCGAAGCTGGCGGCGGCGGGTTACCGACGCATGGCCGCCGGTGGCATGCTGCAACTGGCCGCGGGTGGCCTGCTGATGGCCTGGGCCATCGCGCAGCAGCAGCCGTGGCTGATGGCGACAGCGCTGCTGCTGATCGGTCTGGGTATGGGCTTTACCGCGACCACGACGCTGGTGCTGGCGCAGAACGCCGCGCCGCCAGAGCGCCTCGGCGCCTGGACCGCGACGGTGCAGTTTTTACGTAACCTCGGCGCGGCGCTGGGCGTCAATATTCTGGCGACGGTGCAGCTGCATCTGAGCGGCATCCGCGCTTTCCCAATCTGTTTTATTATTCTGGGCGTCAGTATGCTGGCAGGATTGATCTTTACCCTGTCGCTGCCCCGCGCTTACCCGGCGAAAAAGCCAGAAAACCGAACAGATGGATACCGTGACGTTAAACAATGA
- the rsmI gene encoding 16S rRNA (cytidine(1402)-2'-O)-methyltransferase, protein MKQLDRAEISASTLYIVPTPIGNLGDITQRALTVLASVDLVAAEDTRHTGLLLQHFAINARLFALHDHNEQQKAEVLLAKLQEGQSIALVSDAGTPLINDPGYHLVRRCREAGVRVVPLPGACAAITALSAAGLPSDRFCYEGFLPAKSKGRCDTLRALGEEPRTLIFYESTHRVLDTLQDMVSVWGAERYVVLARELTKTWESLHGAPVADLLAWVQEDENRRKGEMVLIVEGHKANEETLPADALRTLALLQSELPLKKAAALTAEIHGVKKNALYKYALEQQEA, encoded by the coding sequence ATGAAACAACTCGATCGGGCAGAGATTTCTGCCAGCACGCTCTATATCGTTCCTACCCCGATCGGTAACCTGGGTGATATCACGCAGCGTGCGCTGACGGTGCTTGCCAGCGTCGATCTGGTCGCAGCGGAAGATACACGTCATACCGGGCTGTTGCTACAACATTTCGCCATCAATGCGCGACTGTTCGCACTTCACGACCATAACGAACAGCAGAAAGCCGAGGTGCTGTTAGCGAAGCTGCAGGAGGGCCAGAGCATTGCGCTGGTCTCAGATGCGGGCACGCCGTTAATCAACGATCCGGGCTATCATCTGGTGCGTCGCTGCCGTGAAGCAGGGGTGCGCGTCGTGCCGTTGCCAGGGGCCTGCGCGGCCATCACAGCATTAAGCGCGGCGGGGTTACCGTCCGATCGTTTCTGTTACGAAGGGTTTCTGCCGGCGAAAAGCAAAGGGCGCTGCGATACGCTGCGCGCGCTGGGCGAAGAGCCGCGCACGCTGATTTTCTATGAATCCACCCACCGCGTGCTGGACACGCTGCAGGATATGGTCAGCGTCTGGGGCGCCGAACGCTACGTGGTGCTGGCCCGCGAGCTGACCAAAACCTGGGAATCGCTACACGGTGCGCCGGTGGCAGATTTGCTGGCGTGGGTGCAGGAAGATGAAAATCGCCGTAAAGGCGAGATGGTGCTGATTGTGGAGGGCCATAAAGCGAATGAAGAAACGCTGCCAGCGGATGCGCTGCGCACGCTGGCGCTGCTGCAGAGCGAACTGCCGCTGAAAAAGGCGGCGGCGCTGACGGCAGAAATTCATGGGGTTAAGAAAAACGCCCTGTACAAGTATGCGCTGGAGCAGCAAGAGGCGTGA
- the diaA gene encoding DnaA initiator-associating protein DiaA translates to MQDRIKACFTESIQTQIAAAEALPDAISRAAMTLVQSLLNGNKILSCGNGASAANAQHFAASMINRFETERPSLPALALSADNVMLTAIGNDRLHDEIYAKQVRALGQAGDVLLAISTRGNTRDIVKAVEAAVTRDMTIVALTGHDGGELAGLLGPHDVEIRIPSHRSARIQEMHMLTLNCLCDLIDNTLFPHQE, encoded by the coding sequence GTGCAGGACAGAATTAAAGCGTGTTTTACCGAAAGTATTCAGACGCAAATCGCCGCAGCCGAAGCGCTGCCCGATGCCATTTCCCGCGCCGCGATGACGCTGGTGCAGTCGCTGCTGAACGGTAACAAAATTCTCAGCTGCGGCAACGGTGCTTCCGCAGCCAACGCGCAGCACTTTGCCGCCAGCATGATTAACCGGTTTGAAACCGAGCGCCCCAGCCTGCCCGCACTGGCGCTGAGCGCAGATAACGTGATGCTGACGGCGATTGGTAACGATCGTCTGCACGATGAAATTTATGCCAAGCAGGTTCGTGCGCTTGGTCAGGCTGGCGATGTGCTGCTGGCTATCTCCACCCGTGGCAACACCCGTGACATCGTCAAAGCGGTGGAAGCTGCGGTTACCCGCGATATGACCATTGTTGCGCTGACCGGCCATGATGGCGGTGAGCTGGCGGGCCTGCTTGGCCCGCACGATGTGGAAATTCGCATTCCGTCACATCGCAGCGCGCGCATTCAGGAAATGCATATGCTGACGCTGAACTGCCTGTGCGATTTGATTGATAACACTTTGTTCCCACACCAGGAATGA
- the mdtI gene encoding multidrug/spermidine efflux SMR transporter subunit MdtI — protein sequence MATFNWLHLGWLLLAVVLEIVANIFLKYANGFRRPLYGLLSLAGVLAAFSALAQAVKGIDLAVAYALWGGFGLVATVAAGWILFDQRLSRRGWCGVAMLLAGMVLIKFA from the coding sequence ATGGCAACCTTTAACTGGTTACACCTGGGCTGGCTGCTGCTGGCCGTGGTGCTGGAGATTGTGGCGAACATCTTTCTTAAATATGCGAACGGCTTCCGCCGGCCCCTGTACGGCCTGTTGTCGCTGGCCGGGGTACTGGCGGCGTTTAGTGCGCTGGCGCAGGCGGTAAAAGGCATCGACCTTGCGGTTGCCTATGCGCTGTGGGGCGGTTTCGGTTTAGTCGCAACGGTCGCGGCAGGGTGGATTCTGTTTGATCAGCGGCTGAGCCGCCGGGGATGGTGCGGCGTGGCGATGCTGTTAGCCGGCATGGTGCTGATTAAATTTGCCTGA
- a CDS encoding penicillin-binding protein activator yields the protein MLPSKVVRHKAGRFVPVLLAGLILAACSGQGPQQTSNVNIQGPATGQSDYYLQQAQQSSDDSKTDWQLLAIRALLKEGKYPQAQTQLSQLPQQLSDTQQQELLLLRAQMQIALQDFSGAQQQLTQVKPAALSQDQQVRFYALQIAAAQNRPSLALLRAYIAQEPLLQGTDHQSNIDATWQALTQLTQDQLNSLVINADENTLQGWLDLLNTWHANSQDPQMLKAAIADWQTRYPQNPGAKTLPTQLSQVKNFTAASTSTIALLLPLNGQAQVFASAIQKGFNDAKNGVLNAPAAQPAAPAADTAAAQTPATASGTAASPAASTTTPAQPAQPTQTAQPASATPPATAQASSSAQVKVYDTSNQPIARVMQQAQQDGATLVVGPLLKSNVEAVANSQTTLNVLALNEPEQIQNHPNICYFALSPEDEARDAAHHIHEQGKSQPLLLIPRSNYGDRIGKAFAQEWQKLGGGTVLQQRFGGVAELKQGINSGAGITLSGTPLTVQPDAAQSVAAAGLNIPAPQTSTPAADASSGSPDAVYIVASQDELQLIKPMIAMRTSSRNNIALYASSRSAQAGAGPDFRLEMDGLQFSDIPLLSGANPGLMQQAARSFNNDYSLVRLYAMGIDAWTLANQFNQMRQVPGFAIDGNTGKLSADTDCVINRKLAWNQYRQGQIVPVQ from the coding sequence ATGCTTCCTTCAAAAGTCGTACGTCATAAAGCAGGACGCTTTGTACCTGTTCTTCTCGCTGGACTGATTTTAGCCGCCTGTAGTGGTCAGGGACCGCAGCAAACGTCAAACGTCAATATTCAGGGCCCTGCTACTGGCCAGTCTGACTATTATCTGCAACAGGCGCAGCAAAGCAGCGATGATAGCAAGACCGACTGGCAATTACTTGCCATCCGTGCCCTGCTGAAGGAAGGAAAGTATCCTCAGGCGCAGACGCAACTGAGCCAGCTGCCGCAGCAGTTGTCTGATACGCAACAGCAGGAGCTGCTGTTACTGCGCGCGCAGATGCAGATTGCCCTGCAGGATTTCAGCGGCGCGCAGCAGCAGCTTACCCAGGTGAAACCGGCTGCGCTGTCGCAGGATCAGCAGGTGCGCTTCTATGCCCTGCAGATCGCCGCCGCGCAAAATCGTCCTTCGCTGGCGCTGCTGCGCGCCTATATTGCTCAGGAGCCGCTGCTGCAGGGCACCGATCACCAGAGCAATATCGACGCCACCTGGCAGGCGCTGACGCAGCTGACGCAGGATCAGCTCAACAGCCTGGTGATTAACGCCGACGAAAATACGCTGCAGGGCTGGCTCGATCTGCTCAATACCTGGCACGCCAATAGTCAGGATCCGCAAATGCTGAAAGCGGCGATTGCCGACTGGCAGACGCGCTATCCGCAAAACCCGGGCGCGAAAACGCTGCCTACCCAGCTCAGTCAGGTGAAGAATTTCACGGCCGCGTCAACCAGCACTATCGCCCTGCTGCTGCCGCTGAACGGTCAGGCCCAGGTGTTTGCCAGCGCCATTCAGAAAGGCTTCAACGACGCGAAAAACGGTGTGCTGAACGCCCCGGCAGCGCAGCCTGCCGCGCCTGCCGCCGACACCGCAGCCGCGCAGACGCCGGCGACCGCCTCCGGCACTGCGGCCAGCCCGGCTGCCAGCACGACGACGCCAGCCCAGCCGGCGCAGCCGACACAAACCGCGCAGCCTGCTTCAGCAACGCCGCCGGCCACCGCCCAAGCCAGCAGCAGTGCACAGGTCAAGGTCTACGACACCAGCAACCAGCCCATCGCTCGGGTGATGCAGCAGGCGCAGCAGGACGGCGCGACGCTGGTCGTCGGCCCGCTGCTGAAAAGCAACGTGGAAGCGGTGGCGAACAGCCAGACAACGCTGAACGTGCTGGCGCTGAATGAGCCGGAGCAGATCCAGAACCATCCGAATATTTGCTATTTTGCGCTTTCTCCTGAAGACGAGGCGCGCGATGCCGCGCACCATATCCATGAACAGGGCAAAAGCCAGCCGCTGCTGCTGATTCCGCGCAGCAACTACGGTGACCGTATCGGTAAAGCCTTTGCGCAGGAGTGGCAGAAGCTGGGCGGCGGTACCGTGCTGCAGCAGCGCTTTGGTGGCGTTGCCGAGCTGAAACAGGGTATCAACAGCGGTGCGGGCATTACGCTGAGCGGCACCCCGCTGACGGTGCAGCCGGACGCCGCGCAGAGTGTGGCGGCGGCAGGCCTGAACATACCGGCACCGCAGACCAGCACGCCGGCGGCGGACGCCAGCAGCGGCAGCCCGGACGCGGTGTACATCGTTGCCAGCCAGGATGAGCTGCAGCTGATTAAACCGATGATTGCTATGCGCACCAGCAGCCGCAATAACATCGCCCTGTACGCCAGCTCGCGCAGCGCGCAGGCCGGTGCCGGCCCGGACTTCCGTCTGGAGATGGACGGCCTGCAGTTCAGCGACATTCCGCTGCTGTCCGGCGCTAATCCGGGGCTGATGCAGCAGGCGGCGCGCAGCTTTAATAACGATTATTCGCTGGTGCGCCTCTATGCGATGGGCATTGATGCCTGGACGCTGGCGAATCAGTTTAATCAGATGCGTCAGGTGCCTGGCTTCGCCATTGATGGCAATACCGGTAAGCTGAGCGCCGACACGGATTGTGTGATCAACAGGAAGCTGGCATGGAACCAGTACCGTCAGGGACAAATCGTTCCGGTGCAGTAA
- a CDS encoding LysR family transcriptional regulator: MAKERALTLEALRVMDAIDRRGSFAAAADELGRVPSALSYTMQKLEEELDVVLFDRSGHRTKFTNVGRMLLERGRVLLEAADKLTTDAEALARGWETHLTIVAEALIPTELLFPLVEKLSEKANTQISLITEVLAGAWERLEQGRADIVIAPDMHFRASTEINTRKLYSIMSVYVASPDHPIHQEAEPLSEVTRVKYRGIAVADTARERPVLTVQLLDKQQRLTVSSMDDKRRALLAGLGVATMPYPLVEKDIAEGRLRVVSAEYTREVDIIMAWRRDSMGEAKAWCLREIPRLLTKRG; the protein is encoded by the coding sequence ATGGCTAAAGAGCGCGCGCTAACGTTAGAAGCTTTACGTGTGATGGATGCTATTGACCGGCGCGGCAGCTTTGCCGCCGCGGCTGATGAACTGGGCCGCGTTCCCTCCGCCCTCAGCTACACCATGCAGAAGCTGGAAGAGGAGCTGGACGTGGTGCTGTTTGACCGCTCCGGCCACCGCACGAAATTTACCAACGTTGGACGCATGCTGCTGGAGCGCGGTCGCGTGCTGCTGGAAGCGGCCGATAAACTCACCACCGATGCCGAAGCGCTGGCTCGCGGCTGGGAAACGCACCTGACCATCGTTGCCGAAGCGCTGATTCCCACTGAACTGCTGTTCCCGCTGGTGGAGAAGCTGTCCGAAAAAGCCAATACGCAGATTTCCCTGATCACCGAAGTGCTGGCCGGCGCCTGGGAGCGGCTGGAACAGGGACGCGCAGATATTGTGATTGCGCCGGATATGCACTTCCGCGCCTCAACCGAGATCAACACACGCAAGCTGTACAGCATCATGAGCGTGTATGTCGCCAGCCCCGATCACCCGATTCATCAGGAAGCGGAGCCGCTTTCAGAAGTCACGCGCGTCAAGTACCGCGGCATTGCCGTGGCGGACACCGCGCGCGAGCGCCCGGTGCTGACGGTACAGCTGCTGGATAAACAGCAGCGCCTGACGGTCAGCAGTATGGATGACAAACGCCGTGCGCTGCTGGCCGGACTGGGCGTGGCCACCATGCCCTATCCGCTGGTGGAGAAAGATATCGCTGAAGGTCGCCTGCGCGTGGTGAGCGCCGAATATACCCGCGAAGTGGATATCATCATGGCATGGCGCCGGGACAGCATGGGCGAGGCCAAAGCCTGGTGCCTGCGCGAAATTCCGCGGCTGCTGACGAAGCGCGGATAA